One window from the genome of Megalobrama amblycephala isolate DHTTF-2021 linkage group LG4, ASM1881202v1, whole genome shotgun sequence encodes:
- the LOC125267376 gene encoding uncharacterized protein LOC125267376 isoform X2: MLVQSDVSLDFGQCVVDKLYKFEMFWERFHHRQEPLTRRVYSSVRQSCDEDVLESLHLKPKKLIMNYLGQEQKAPKEENSEADDNLVHETPPHSSQEKEKGVPKCSRSRKREDMVLRKHLCRTRWCDVAATCSRNGKPTGGKCGCSSIYPFLQIIDLNTFSSTTKKADSKAMPLLHVEKEVSGINL, from the exons ATGTTAGTTCAGAGCGATGTCTCTTTAGATTTTGGACAATGTGTGGTTGACAAACTGTATAAATTTGAGATGTTTTGGGAGAGATTTCATCACAGACAGGAACCACTGACCCGTAGAGTCTACAGTTCAGTCAGACAGAGCTGCGATGAGGATGTGTTGGAGTCACTTCACCTGAAACCAAAGAAACTCATCATGAATTATCTGGGACAAGAACAGAAG GCACCAAAGGAGGAGAACTCTGAAGCTGATGACAATCTCGTTCACGAAACCCCTCCACATTCTTCACAGGAAAAGGAG AAAGGGGTACCAAAGTGTTCTCGGTCACGGAAAAGAGAGGACATGGTTCTTCGAAAACATTTATGCCGCACAAG GTGGTGTGATGTTGCGGCAACATGCTCTCGGAATGGAAAACCAACAGGAGGAAAATGCGGCTGCTCGTCCATTTACCCCTTTCTACAGATCATTGATCTCAACACCTTCTCATCTACTACCAAG AAAGCAGACAGCAAAGCGATGCCTCTACTTCATGTTGAAAAGGAAGTGAGCggaattaatttataa
- the LOC125267376 gene encoding uncharacterized protein LOC125267376 isoform X3 encodes MLVQSDVSLDFGQCVVDKLYKFEMFWERFHHRQEPLTRRVYSSVRQSCDEDVLESLHLKPKKLIMNYLGQEQKAPKEENSEADDNLVHETPPHSSQEKEKGVPKCSRSRKREDMVLRKHLCRTRWCDVAATCSRNGKPTGGKCGCSSIYPFLQIIDLNTFSSTTK; translated from the exons ATGTTAGTTCAGAGCGATGTCTCTTTAGATTTTGGACAATGTGTGGTTGACAAACTGTATAAATTTGAGATGTTTTGGGAGAGATTTCATCACAGACAGGAACCACTGACCCGTAGAGTCTACAGTTCAGTCAGACAGAGCTGCGATGAGGATGTGTTGGAGTCACTTCACCTGAAACCAAAGAAACTCATCATGAATTATCTGGGACAAGAACAGAAG GCACCAAAGGAGGAGAACTCTGAAGCTGATGACAATCTCGTTCACGAAACCCCTCCACATTCTTCACAGGAAAAGGAG AAAGGGGTACCAAAGTGTTCTCGGTCACGGAAAAGAGAGGACATGGTTCTTCGAAAACATTTATGCCGCACAAG GTGGTGTGATGTTGCGGCAACATGCTCTCGGAATGGAAAACCAACAGGAGGAAAATGCGGCTGCTCGTCCATTTACCCCTTTCTACAGATCATTGATCTCAACACCTTCTCATCTACTACCAAG TAG
- the LOC125267376 gene encoding uncharacterized protein LOC125267376 isoform X1 — protein MLVQSDVSLDFGQCVVDKLYKFEMFWERFHHRQEPLTRRVYSSVRQSCDEDVLESLHLKPKKLIMNYLGQEQKAPKEENSEADDNLVHETPPHSSQEKEKGVPKCSRSRKREDMVLRKHLCRTRWCDVAATCSRNGKPTGGKCGCSSIYPFLQIIDLNTFSSTTKKADSKAMPLLHVEKEICLSTLNMRLNTESITIGLIFTVSTDNAKKNVYRCVHPGDTNKVNETSLFKNNFDILKESPQKQATLAETHTYKNI, from the exons ATGTTAGTTCAGAGCGATGTCTCTTTAGATTTTGGACAATGTGTGGTTGACAAACTGTATAAATTTGAGATGTTTTGGGAGAGATTTCATCACAGACAGGAACCACTGACCCGTAGAGTCTACAGTTCAGTCAGACAGAGCTGCGATGAGGATGTGTTGGAGTCACTTCACCTGAAACCAAAGAAACTCATCATGAATTATCTGGGACAAGAACAGAAG GCACCAAAGGAGGAGAACTCTGAAGCTGATGACAATCTCGTTCACGAAACCCCTCCACATTCTTCACAGGAAAAGGAG AAAGGGGTACCAAAGTGTTCTCGGTCACGGAAAAGAGAGGACATGGTTCTTCGAAAACATTTATGCCGCACAAG GTGGTGTGATGTTGCGGCAACATGCTCTCGGAATGGAAAACCAACAGGAGGAAAATGCGGCTGCTCGTCCATTTACCCCTTTCTACAGATCATTGATCTCAACACCTTCTCATCTACTACCAAG AAAGCAGACAGCAAAGCGATGCCTCTACTTCATGTTGAAAAGGAA aTTTGTCTTTCAACTTTAAACATGAGATTAAACACTGAATCTATCACCATTGGATTGATTTTCACAGTTTCCACAGACAATGCCAAAAAAAATGTCTATAGGTGTGTTCACCCGGGTGACACAAATAAAGTAAATGAGACGTCTCTCTTCAAAAACAATTTTGATATCTTAAAGGAGTCCCCACAAAAGCAAGCGACTCTCGcggaaacacacacatataaaaatatatag